A DNA window from Thioalkalivibrio sp. XN279 contains the following coding sequences:
- the dapC gene encoding succinyldiaminopimelate transaminase, giving the protein MNPLLQRLHPYPFERLASLLADAAPPADRPHIGLSIGEPRHAPPAFVGAALCAHLERLGTYPTAAGLPSLRAACARWLERRFDLGVHAVDPETMVLPVNGTREGLFSFVQAALDAAAGGLVMMPNPFYQIYEGAALLAGAEPYYLDTTAATGFLPDLDAVPAEDWARCRVLFICSPGNPTGAVMDEGYLARVLALAEQYDFLVASDECYADIYLDEDRPPPGLLGAALRAGDTGFRRCVVFHSLSKRSSVPGLRSGFVAGDPEVMAAFRLYRTYHGCAVPEMVQLASIPAWDDDAHAAANRRLYQEKFDAVVPILSEVMSVERPEAAFYLWLAVPGDDVSFTRGLYGAENVTVLPGRYLSRDHVGGNPGAGRIRVSLVAEPAECIEAARRIARFVAAKR; this is encoded by the coding sequence ATGAACCCCCTGCTGCAGCGCCTCCATCCCTATCCTTTCGAGCGCCTCGCCAGCCTGCTGGCGGATGCAGCGCCGCCGGCCGACCGGCCGCACATCGGGCTGTCCATCGGCGAGCCGCGGCACGCGCCCCCGGCCTTCGTCGGCGCCGCCCTGTGCGCGCACCTGGAACGGCTCGGCACCTACCCGACGGCGGCGGGGCTGCCTTCGCTGCGCGCGGCCTGTGCGCGCTGGCTGGAGCGACGGTTCGATCTCGGCGTCCACGCAGTGGACCCGGAGACGATGGTGCTGCCGGTCAACGGTACGCGCGAGGGCCTGTTCTCCTTCGTGCAGGCCGCGCTGGATGCCGCGGCCGGCGGGCTGGTGATGATGCCGAACCCCTTCTACCAGATCTACGAGGGGGCGGCGCTGCTGGCCGGCGCCGAGCCGTACTACCTCGACACCACCGCGGCGACGGGTTTCCTGCCGGACCTGGACGCCGTGCCGGCGGAAGACTGGGCGCGCTGCCGCGTGCTGTTCATCTGCAGCCCCGGCAACCCCACCGGGGCGGTGATGGACGAGGGCTATCTCGCACGTGTCCTGGCGCTGGCCGAGCAATACGATTTCCTCGTCGCCTCCGACGAGTGCTATGCCGACATTTACCTGGACGAGGACCGCCCTCCGCCGGGACTGCTGGGCGCCGCGCTGCGTGCCGGCGACACCGGCTTCCGGCGCTGCGTGGTGTTCCACAGCCTGTCCAAGCGCTCCAGCGTGCCCGGGCTGCGCTCCGGCTTCGTCGCCGGCGACCCAGAGGTCATGGCGGCCTTCCGCCTCTACCGCACCTACCACGGCTGCGCGGTGCCGGAGATGGTGCAGCTGGCGAGCATCCCCGCCTGGGACGACGACGCGCACGCCGCCGCCAATCGGCGCCTGTACCAGGAGAAGTTCGATGCCGTGGTGCCGATCCTGTCCGAGGTGATGTCGGTCGAGCGCCCCGAGGCGGCCTTTTACCTGTGGCTGGCGGTGCCCGGCGACGACGTCTCGTTCACCCGCGGACTGTACGGCGCCGAGAACGTCACCGTTCTGCCGGGCCGCTACCTGTCGCGCGACCACGTGGGGGGCAACCCCGGCGCCGGCCGCATCCGCGTCTCGCTGGTGGCGGAACCCGCCGAGTGCATCGAGGCCGCGCGCCGCATCGCGCGCTTCGTGGCCGCGAAACGCTAG
- the dapD gene encoding 2,3,4,5-tetrahydropyridine-2,6-dicarboxylate N-succinyltransferase: MSTLQETIESAFEARASFSPDNTPDDIRQAVAEAIDALDDGRERVAEKVDGAWRVNEWLKKAVLLSFRIERNRLVEMGALRGWDKVQLKYSGYDETAFTHAGARIVPPATVRRGAFVSADAVLMPSYVNIGAWIGPGTMVDTWATVGSCAQIGANVHLSGGAGIGGVLEPLQASPTIIEDNCFIGARSEVVEGVIVEEGAVVSMGVFIGQSTRIYDRERDEVTYGRVPAGAVVVPGSLPSSEGKCNLACAVIVKRVDAATRAKVGINELLRAAR, from the coding sequence ATGAGCACGCTGCAGGAAACCATCGAGTCGGCCTTCGAGGCACGCGCCAGCTTCTCCCCGGACAACACGCCCGACGACATCCGCCAGGCCGTGGCCGAGGCCATCGACGCCCTCGACGACGGCCGCGAGCGCGTCGCCGAGAAGGTCGACGGCGCGTGGCGCGTCAACGAGTGGCTGAAGAAGGCCGTGCTGCTGTCCTTCCGCATCGAGCGCAATCGCCTGGTCGAAATGGGCGCGCTGCGCGGCTGGGACAAGGTGCAGCTCAAGTACTCGGGCTACGACGAGACCGCCTTCACCCACGCCGGCGCGCGCATCGTCCCGCCCGCCACCGTGCGGCGCGGCGCCTTCGTCTCCGCCGACGCCGTGCTCATGCCCAGCTACGTCAACATCGGCGCCTGGATCGGCCCCGGCACCATGGTCGACACCTGGGCCACGGTGGGGTCCTGCGCCCAGATCGGCGCCAACGTGCACCTCTCCGGCGGCGCCGGCATCGGCGGCGTGCTCGAGCCGCTGCAGGCCAGCCCCACCATCATCGAGGACAACTGCTTCATCGGCGCCCGCTCCGAGGTCGTCGAGGGCGTGATCGTCGAGGAAGGCGCGGTGGTCTCCATGGGCGTGTTCATCGGCCAGAGCACCCGCATCTACGACCGCGAGCGCGACGAGGTCACCTACGGCCGCGTGCCGGCCGGCGCCGTGGTCGTGCCGGGCTCCCTGCCCTCCAGCGAGGGCAAGTGCAACCTGGCCTGCGCGGTGATCGTGAAGCGCGTGGACGCGGCGACGCGGGCCAAGGTCGGCATCAACGAGCTGCTGCGCGCGGCACGCTGA